The following proteins are co-located in the Legionella busanensis genome:
- a CDS encoding ankyrin repeat domain-containing protein: protein MMSEEAYTLNQADLTVLLNAIKETTAEHAIFLTTEITNFKEDLILSEAKQTIEELKQITIALEQNASISIALIEDFLMNRWERIRGSFLSYTGMPEGYVNRCCLTFATILHKIKPEKKKMQYLMPTLTHLIDQLDLFPDKQIDDYCLDEVILSETQNALIPVQLLSFIIPGSTTLSELHNPFVKSEEDTVLLLSEDEQKRLISHNEDTQYFFKLFTTILNAKLQSPSLGGKLFQLIQALKQGGKKGGHGGSEYNAGPDANIGIADFMFYWNSLSQEECDNVSSLCTNKETLGQIIKILQEGTGQSVSSSITCVEINAGKLEDILNAHPELYNTISSNSKNYILALETEFHHYKNILGAKLSGSDKLKLLTPNLFENTFLFKEENIIKLLVSLNSKLKNKKYTHQDLADIVKMYLKTIYCSPESLKAFDHVGKTALTGCILNADIIKEIIASPHCTFEVLSQQNKDGDTALFYAIEKAGLEVVQAILASPYCASQLFMQKNKEGHTPLTLAVKGRKLNLITAIITSPYCTLEILNQQNDKGENILTSAINKGCVEIVQAILTSSLCNSQLLLQKSREGHTPLSLVVKKGNHHLAATIINSPHCTFEVLNQQNDDSASALILAAGEGNENITKTILASPYFNYQILNQKNQAGYTPLMLATEKHRLGIVTTILSSSHFNSIALNQCNNEGSSALMIAAERGIDDIIQAILVSPHCDHLILMQKNKSNYTPLHLAIRNGRINAVSLITTSPYCSSEVLNQSTREGSNALIMAAVDADEIIVNAIMTSINFNKQVLMHQNRYGESALIIAANCIKNPKVMQTILNHPLCTLEVLIQCNEAGYSALIQAVKNHSLDMVKIILNSPYCTAQVLTQQTCYGYNALIEAVSIQRSDIAEVLLKSPYCSQELLIQQDKNGNTALIEAARLGELGIVKAILANPKCDYSVLMQKNKQGRDALDLTTDETIKTLINEKLLTVSKPEEKMNIQNNKNLFFTPEQEKKEFKQTINRNDSFLLNN, encoded by the coding sequence ATGATGTCAGAAGAAGCATATACTCTTAATCAAGCTGATTTAACTGTTTTACTCAATGCCATAAAAGAAACTACTGCTGAGCATGCAATATTTTTAACTACAGAAATAACAAATTTTAAAGAAGATTTAATTTTAAGTGAAGCCAAACAAACTATTGAAGAATTAAAGCAAATAACCATTGCTTTAGAACAAAATGCTTCTATATCAATTGCATTGATTGAAGATTTTTTAATGAACAGGTGGGAGAGAATCAGGGGTAGTTTTCTAAGTTACACAGGGATGCCTGAAGGCTATGTTAACCGATGTTGTCTTACGTTTGCCACCATCTTGCATAAAATAAAGCCTGAAAAGAAAAAAATGCAATATCTAATGCCAACTTTAACACATTTGATTGATCAATTGGATTTATTTCCTGATAAACAAATTGATGATTATTGTTTAGATGAGGTCATCTTATCCGAAACACAGAATGCACTTATTCCTGTTCAATTATTAAGTTTTATTATACCTGGCTCAACAACCTTATCCGAATTACATAACCCTTTTGTAAAAAGCGAGGAAGATACGGTATTGCTGTTATCAGAAGATGAGCAAAAACGTCTTATAAGCCACAATGAAGATACGCAATATTTCTTTAAGCTTTTTACCACCATACTTAACGCTAAATTACAAAGCCCCTCTTTAGGCGGGAAGCTATTTCAATTAATTCAAGCCCTAAAACAAGGTGGTAAAAAGGGTGGACATGGTGGCTCTGAATATAATGCAGGTCCCGATGCGAATATAGGCATTGCTGATTTTATGTTTTACTGGAATAGTCTTAGTCAAGAAGAGTGCGATAACGTTAGTAGCTTATGCACCAATAAAGAAACTTTAGGTCAAATAATAAAAATATTGCAAGAGGGCACAGGTCAAAGTGTAAGTTCATCAATTACGTGTGTCGAAATAAACGCAGGCAAGTTAGAAGATATTTTAAATGCTCATCCTGAATTATATAATACTATAAGCTCTAATTCTAAAAATTATATTTTAGCACTGGAAACTGAATTTCATCACTATAAAAATATACTCGGCGCAAAACTATCTGGTAGTGATAAGCTTAAGCTTTTAACGCCTAATCTATTTGAAAATACTTTTTTATTTAAAGAAGAAAATATTATTAAATTGCTTGTATCTCTAAATTCAAAATTAAAAAATAAAAAATATACTCATCAAGATTTAGCAGATATAGTTAAAATGTACCTAAAAACAATTTATTGTTCACCTGAGTCTCTAAAAGCGTTTGATCATGTTGGAAAAACGGCCTTAACAGGATGTATTCTAAACGCAGATATAATCAAAGAGATAATTGCTAGCCCTCATTGTACCTTTGAGGTATTAAGTCAACAAAATAAAGATGGTGATACTGCTTTATTTTATGCGATAGAAAAAGCAGGCTTAGAGGTAGTGCAAGCAATTCTCGCAAGCCCTTATTGTGCATCTCAACTATTTATGCAAAAAAATAAAGAGGGCCATACGCCATTAACGTTAGCAGTGAAAGGGCGTAAATTAAATTTAATTACAGCAATTATTACGAGCCCTTATTGTACTTTAGAGATTTTAAACCAACAAAATGATAAAGGTGAAAATATCTTAACAAGTGCAATAAATAAAGGTTGTGTAGAGATAGTTCAAGCTATCCTAACTAGCTCTTTATGTAATTCTCAATTATTGCTACAGAAGAGTAGAGAGGGTCATACGCCATTAAGCTTAGTTGTGAAAAAAGGAAATCACCATCTAGCTGCTACTATTATTAACAGCCCTCATTGTACTTTTGAAGTTTTAAACCAACAAAATGACGATAGTGCTAGCGCGTTAATTCTTGCAGCAGGCGAGGGTAATGAAAATATTACTAAAACGATTTTGGCTAGCCCTTATTTTAACTATCAAATTTTAAACCAAAAAAACCAAGCAGGGTATACACCTCTTATGTTGGCTACAGAAAAACATAGACTAGGTATTGTTACAACAATTCTTTCAAGTTCTCATTTTAATTCTATAGCATTAAACCAATGTAATAATGAGGGTAGTAGTGCTTTAATGATTGCTGCGGAAAGAGGTATTGATGACATAATACAAGCAATTTTAGTAAGTCCTCATTGTGACCATCTTATTTTAATGCAAAAAAATAAATCTAATTATACGCCACTACACTTAGCCATTCGAAATGGTCGCATTAATGCAGTTAGTCTTATTACTACTAGTCCTTATTGTAGTTCGGAGGTCTTAAATCAATCTACTAGAGAAGGTAGTAATGCTTTAATTATGGCAGCTGTTGATGCCGATGAAATCATAGTAAATGCAATTATGACAAGTATAAACTTTAACAAGCAAGTGTTAATGCATCAAAATAGGTATGGCGAAAGCGCATTAATTATAGCAGCAAATTGTATTAAAAACCCTAAAGTGATGCAAACGATTCTTAATCATCCTTTATGTACGTTAGAAGTCTTAATACAATGCAATGAAGCAGGGTATAGTGCATTAATTCAGGCAGTTAAAAACCACTCGCTTGATATGGTCAAAATCATACTTAATAGCCCATATTGTACTGCCCAAGTTTTAACACAACAAACTTGCTATGGCTATAACGCCCTTATAGAAGCCGTAAGTATACAACGGTCTGATATTGCCGAAGTACTTCTGAAAAGCCCTTATTGTAGCCAAGAATTATTAATACAACAGGATAAGAACGGTAATACGGCTTTAATAGAAGCAGCACGTCTAGGTGAGCTTGGTATTGTAAAAGCTATTCTAGCTAATCCCAAATGTGATTATTCTGTTTTAATGCAAAAAAATAAACAGGGTCGAGATGCTTTAGATTTAACAACAGATGAGACAATCAAAACGTTAATAAATGAAAAGTTGCTAACAGTCAGCAAGCCAGAAGAAAAAATGAATATTCAAAATAATAAAAATCTTTTCTTTACGCCTGAGCAAGAAAAGAAAGAGTTTAAGCAAACAATAAATAGAAATGACTCATTTTTACTAAATAATTAA